Genomic DNA from bacterium:
TTTATCTGGAGGCCAGGCATAGCGTATCCGCTCTCTCTTAGGATTATAAAGTGCTAAAAACGAATCTATCTCCTTTGCTACATCACTTACAGTTACCTTAAATAATCCTCGTTTAGGTATGTTTATCCTGTAATAATCTATATCTTGCTTTGGGGCAATGTTATTACCCGTGATTACCTGACCTAATTCTATCTTCGTTGCCTGATTAAAACTGTCATTCGGCTCAAAGAGATCTTGGGCAAAAGTCTTTGTGGCAAAAATACATGGGATAACTAATCCTACGAATACACTTAAAATCAAACTTTTTTTCATTTTGTCTATTCCTCCTCGTATAATATAATATGAACACTCTCGGATAAATTTGAGCGTTGATTTTATTAGCCTTCACACACCTCGAATTTTCCCTTCACCCCCAGTATTCCCCTCTTGAGAGGCTTATCGTTACCCACAAGTCCAAATATAGTTAATTGACAATTATCAATTAGCCATTATCAATTCACAATTAATATTTGATGTTAACAAAATTAACAAGTAACTATTCACCACGAAGAGCACGAAGGGCAGGGAGATGTTACAGAACAAATCTCTTTATGCCTTCTTTCAATCTTTCCACATTGAAATTTATCACTAGACCAACCTTGATATTTGCCAATTTCATATATGTTAATATTTGAGCTTCATGAATTCGATAATTCATCAAATTTCACTTCGTGCTCTCCGTGCCTTTCGTGGTGAATAGTTACCTAATCGATAATTCACTAATTCGCTAGTCTTACAACCCTATTTATTTCCTCTTCTGAAAGTTCTGTTATCTCAGCAATCATCTCCAATTTAAACCCTTTTTTATACATCGATTTAGCTGTTTCTATTGCCTTCCTATATTCGCCTTGTTGTAATCCTTGTTCTAATCCTTGTTGTAACCCTTGTTCTAATCCTTGTTGTAATCCTTGTTCTAATCCTTGTTGTAACCCTTGTTCTAATCCTTGTTGTAACCCTTGTTCTAATCCTTGTTGTAACCCTTGTTCTAATCCTTGTTCTAACCCTTTCTTTTCGGCATAAGAAATCGATGCCTTTTGAATATAGATGAAATCTTTCCTTTTATGCTGTATCTCTAATTCTTTAGCACTCAGACCTGCTTGATTGGCTATCTCAAATGCCTTCTTTATCTCTTTACTCATCCCCAGTGTTTTGGGTATGTAATTTAGCTTACCCGCATTTTTTATAAAATATATCCATTTATCCGTAATATCACTTAATTCACTTTCTTCCTTCTTGAATTTTGGCAACTCAATGAAGATTAATTCAATATCTCCACTATATTCAACTAACTCCTCCTTCTCTATCAATCTGAAGTAACTGATGACCTTTGTCCACTCACTAAACATCTCAAAATCAGTAATAGTGATAGCAATAATCGGGTTTAATAGATAAAATTCATCACCACATAAAAGTTGCGTAGAATATGCCTTCGCCGCATTGTAGAGAATCCTTTTTTCTAATCCTTCATAATTTAATATCTGCATCTCAATAATTACGCCACTACCATCTGATAATATTGCCTTGACATCAACATAGGTATCTTTCATCCCTTTAAGTAACGGTATCTGATATGGGTCAACTATGGTTAAATCTTCAATAATGCTTCCATCTTTGAATTTAACCACGGAGTTTATAAAGTTTATAAGTATATCTTTTGATTGTTTACTTCCAAATACCTTTTTAAAGGCAAAGTCTGTTTTTACATCTAAAAACTGCATATTTTTATTCCTCCTTGAATTCGTATTTCGTAATTTGTAGGTAACTATTCAGCCACAGATGGATACAGATGAAACACTGATTTTATTTTTTTATCCCTGCTAATCCGCCTCGATCAGATTACTATTCGCCAACCATAACTCCTGTGTATTTTACTTTAATTGGGTATTCCAATTCTGGTGAATATTTCCAGGCTAATAATTCAATCTATTATGTTTTTTGATAAACTCTTTCCCAAAAAGCATAACCAAAATATTGTAGACTTCAAATGCACATCCTCAGTTCTTTTTTCATATTTTAAACTCATTCTATTTCATCCGTGTTAATCCGTGTCCATCAGTGGCTGAATAATTACATTTTTATATTCTTTGTGTCTTGGTGGCTGAATAGTTACATTTGTAGAATGAATAACAAACAATGAACTGGACTTTCGTAAATTTTATGCTCCTATTGAGGCTATCTAAAGCTCTCTTTATCCTTATCAATCTGTTTATTTTGTTCAAAGATGGCAAAATTAGACTCAAAAGCCTGATGATTTTTTTGCAACTTATCCTTTGAAGTTGAGTTGATAAAAAATGTTTTACCTATTTTCTTCCCTTTGTGTCCTTTGCGTTACTACTTTGTGCCCTTTGCGATTTATCCTTTTTTAATCGCAAAGAACACAAAGAAATCAACCGCAAAGAACGCAAAGATTAAAGGCAAAAGAAATCATAAAAAATTCACGAAACACCAGTTTATACAAAACTTTGCTTGTATTTACTAAAGTTTTTTTGAGGTCTTCATATTATTAAATATCTGTGAAGCAGTAAGAATATCCACTGCTCGTTGAAGTTGCGTGTCTAAAATCAGGTCATAAACAGGTTCCTTTTTTAACTCCTTTTTTCTGATTTCTATATCTATCTTTTTCTTAAGGAGCACTTCTTTTATTTTTATCCCATCTTTTTCTAAATTAGCCAGTAGTTCTTTCATATCATCTTCTGTATATGGATTATGTTCTTCAATAAATTTTTTTACATACCCTTCTTTTTCTATCTTATTAAACATCTCTGCATCTTCCTTACTTAATTCATATTCTTCGGCAGTAATATCAGGAATGATTCCTTTATCATGGATAGATTTACCTGAAGGTGTATAGTATTTAGCCGTAGTGAGGGCTATGCCGGAGTTATCTGCGAGTGAAATAACTGTTTGCACTGAGGCTTTTCCAAAACTTGGCAAACCAACGATAACTCCTCGTGGGGGAGCAACTCTTCTTTTAACAAGCCATTTTTCTGATTCTATCTCATTAATAGAAATATCCTCTTTATTCTCAAGCAATTTAGCCCATTTATCATATTCTACCTTATTAGTGATTAAAAATTTCTCATATTGTGGGTCTTGAATAGCTCCAGCAACAATTTCTGAACCACTGGCACTCCCATGGTTAATTAAAACTACCATTGGATAATCACCATCCAGCCCTGAATCTGTTGCCTGATAATCTTGATTCATTTGTGGAATGCGACCATTAATGGAAACAATCAATTTCTTATCGGATAAAAATTCATCCGTCACTGCCACGGCTGAATCTAATAACCCACCCGGATTATTTCTTAAATCTAAGATTAAACTCTTCATATCCTTTTCTTTTAACTTTAAAAGGGCATTATGGAATTCATCTGGTGTCTTTTGATTAAAATTAGTTATCCGAATATAACCCATATCTTTCTTAATCATATCATATTTAACACTTTCGATTTTGATTATATCACGAATAATCGTAAATTTAAGCCATTCTTTTTCACCTTCCCTTTC
This window encodes:
- a CDS encoding Rpn family recombination-promoting nuclease/putative transposase, giving the protein MQFLDVKTDFAFKKVFGSKQSKDILINFINSVVKFKDGSIIEDLTIVDPYQIPLLKGMKDTYVDVKAILSDGSGVIIEMQILNYEGLEKRILYNAAKAYSTQLLCGDEFYLLNPIIAITITDFEMFSEWTKVISYFRLIEKEELVEYSGDIELIFIELPKFKKEESELSDITDKWIYFIKNAGKLNYIPKTLGMSKEIKKAFEIANQAGLSAKELEIQHKRKDFIYIQKASISYAEKKGLEQGLEQGLQQGLEQGLQQGLEQGLQQGLEQGLQQGLEQGLQQGLEQGLQQGEYRKAIETAKSMYKKGFKLEMIAEITELSEEEINRVVRLAN
- a CDS encoding S41 family peptidase encodes the protein MFRKKILWLIVGLTFLGLIVGDSRSSSDKNQQMYDDIRLFTQALSIVQTQYVDIDKVKSKDLIYGAISGLLKSLNDPHTRFMTPESYKEMKVETEGEFGGVGIVIGLKDNQLTVISPIEETPAALAGVKAGDKIMEIDGVTTKDITLFEAVGKLRGPKGTEVTISVEREGEKEWLKFTIIRDIIKIESVKYDMIKKDMGYIRITNFNQKTPDEFHNALLKLKEKDMKSLILDLRNNPGGLLDSAVAVTDEFLSDKKLIVSINGRIPQMNQDYQATDSGLDGDYPMVVLINHGSASGSEIVAGAIQDPQYEKFLITNKVEYDKWAKLLENKEDISINEIESEKWLVKRRVAPPRGVIVGLPSFGKASVQTVISLADNSGIALTTAKYYTPSGKSIHDKGIIPDITAEEYELSKEDAEMFNKIEKEGYVKKFIEEHNPYTEDDMKELLANLEKDGIKIKEVLLKKKIDIEIRKKELKKEPVYDLILDTQLQRAVDILTASQIFNNMKTSKKL